From a single Cupriavidus taiwanensis LMG 19424 genomic region:
- a CDS encoding CHAD domain-containing protein, translated as MNADAHSPKLRRKTRPAAAFAALAQASLARIDACLDPLQHRDDPEDLHQLRIALRQARAVVWAMGPALPRQERDRWKRDLRTLARATSTVRDWDVFLAETIGPARELEPEDTILAAIADTARQRRDAAREAMLATLAAYRDWPLPALHRDLAHLAQLATRARGDGARLSSFARRRVRRGRKQLRALARDARHGDPAAVHAQRIAGKRLRYVIEALAPVLPARYTTRLHRKLVKRQARLGRQVDGIVARRLLAECLDLQAMPDDAPPLPGAS; from the coding sequence ATGAACGCCGACGCCCATTCTCCCAAGCTGCGCCGCAAGACGCGGCCCGCTGCAGCCTTTGCCGCGCTGGCGCAAGCCAGCCTGGCGCGCATCGACGCGTGCCTGGACCCGCTGCAGCACCGCGACGACCCGGAAGACCTGCACCAGCTGCGCATCGCCCTGCGCCAGGCGCGCGCGGTGGTGTGGGCCATGGGCCCGGCCCTGCCGCGACAGGAGCGCGACCGCTGGAAGCGCGACCTGCGCACGCTGGCCCGCGCCACCAGCACGGTGCGCGACTGGGATGTGTTCCTGGCCGAAACCATCGGCCCGGCCCGAGAACTGGAGCCGGAAGACACGATCCTGGCCGCCATCGCCGACACCGCCCGGCAGCGGCGCGACGCGGCGCGCGAAGCGATGCTGGCGACACTGGCCGCTTACCGCGACTGGCCACTGCCCGCGCTGCATCGCGACCTGGCCCACCTGGCGCAACTCGCCACCCGCGCCCGCGGCGACGGTGCCCGCCTGTCCAGCTTTGCACGCCGGCGCGTGCGGCGCGGCCGCAAGCAGCTGCGGGCACTGGCCCGGGACGCCCGCCATGGCGACCCGGCCGCGGTGCACGCGCAGCGCATCGCCGGCAAGCGGCTGCGCTACGTGATCGAGGCGCTGGCGCCGGTGCTGCCGGCGCGCTATACCACGCGCCTGCACCGCAAGCTGGTCAAGCGGCAGGCCCGGCTGGGGCGGCAGGTCGACGGCATCGTCGCGCGCCGCCTGCTGGCCGAGTGCCTGGACCTGCAGGCGATGCCGGATGACGCGCCGCCGTTGCCCGGCGCCAGCTGA
- the tam gene encoding trans-aconitate 2-methyltransferase, translated as MSWSAHQYVAFEDERTRPVRDLVAAIPNEIARNAVDIGCGPGNSTEVLMARYAGASVTGLDSSQDMIDAARKRLPDVQFRVADIGAWDEAGPYDVILANAVLQWLPDHGRLFPELVAKLSQGGTLAVQMPDNLEEPAHQLMRRVAAEGPWADKLAGASKARAERAPARWYYELLRPLCQRVDVWLTTYHHPLAGGAAAVVEWFKGSGLRPFLQPLDEAERAAYLARYQTEIANAYPALPDGSVLLPFPRLFIVATR; from the coding sequence ATGAGCTGGTCCGCCCACCAATACGTCGCCTTCGAGGACGAACGCACCCGCCCGGTCCGTGACCTGGTGGCTGCCATTCCCAACGAGATCGCGCGCAACGCGGTCGATATCGGCTGCGGTCCCGGCAACTCCACCGAGGTGCTGATGGCGCGCTATGCCGGCGCCTCGGTGACCGGGCTGGACAGCTCGCAGGACATGATCGACGCCGCGCGCAAGCGCCTGCCCGACGTGCAGTTCCGCGTGGCCGATATCGGCGCCTGGGACGAGGCCGGCCCGTACGACGTGATCCTCGCCAACGCGGTGCTGCAATGGCTGCCCGACCACGGCCGCTTGTTTCCCGAACTGGTCGCGAAGCTTTCCCAGGGCGGCACGCTGGCCGTGCAGATGCCGGACAACCTGGAAGAACCCGCGCACCAGCTGATGCGCCGGGTGGCGGCCGAAGGCCCTTGGGCCGACAAGCTGGCCGGCGCCAGCAAGGCCCGCGCCGAACGCGCGCCGGCGCGCTGGTACTACGAGTTGCTGCGCCCGCTGTGCCAGCGCGTGGATGTATGGCTGACCACCTACCACCATCCGCTGGCCGGCGGCGCGGCCGCGGTGGTGGAGTGGTTCAAGGGCAGCGGCCTGCGCCCGTTCCTGCAACCGCTGGACGAGGCCGAGCGTGCCGCCTACCTGGCGCGCTACCAGACCGAGATTGCCAACGCGTACCCGGCGCTGCCGGACGGCTCGGTGCTGCTGCCGTTTCCGCGCCTGTTTATCGTCGCGACGCGCTGA
- a CDS encoding Sbal_3080 family lipoprotein, translating to MNHALLAACVGLLLTGCSTYQAVTPVDRLDPTDPVVAFQLPAGGGPLGNYGAHGTLLCVVVNPVSGNDFVESFLSSLRRRNFEVKVLQAQTSIASCPMVALYTARGAWYWNTYLNNADITVYLNGDRVGKAIYNANRSAGGLNLSNFVQPSSKLDELVEQLFPGMLPPPPPADTAPAPAA from the coding sequence ATGAACCATGCACTGCTGGCGGCCTGCGTGGGCCTGCTGCTCACCGGCTGTTCGACCTACCAGGCCGTAACGCCGGTCGACCGCCTTGACCCCACCGATCCCGTTGTCGCGTTCCAGCTGCCGGCCGGCGGCGGCCCGCTCGGCAACTACGGCGCCCACGGCACGCTGCTGTGCGTGGTGGTGAACCCGGTCAGCGGCAATGACTTTGTCGAGAGCTTCCTGTCGTCGCTGCGGCGGCGCAATTTCGAGGTGAAGGTGCTGCAGGCGCAGACCTCGATCGCATCGTGCCCGATGGTGGCGCTGTACACCGCGCGCGGCGCCTGGTACTGGAACACCTACCTGAATAACGCCGACATCACCGTGTATCTCAATGGCGACCGGGTCGGCAAGGCGATCTACAACGCCAACCGCAGCGCCGGCGGGCTGAACCTGAGCAACTTCGTGCAGCCGTCGTCCAAGCTCGATGAACTGGTCGAGCAGCTGTTCCCCGGCATGCTGCCGCCTCCGCCGCCGGCGGACACGGCGCCCGCGCCGGCGGCCTAG
- a CDS encoding M14 family metallopeptidase, with protein sequence MTHQPTAPLEAYPVDVAFPDIRPYAAGNTGIPYLHTFDSGRPGPHVMVNALTHGNEVCGAIAVKALLDHGLRPRRGRLTLAFANVDAYHRFDPASPDASRFVDQDFNRVWTAKVLDDASLDSSELRRARAMRPVIDTVGLLLDLHSMHEKSRPLIVSGPLDKGIALSRALGAPADVIVDEGHPEGRRMRDYDGFGDAASPRNALLIECGQHWEPAAVTVAQDSTARFLLHAGIVDASDLPAGWLQPLAAAQRVVRVTEPVVATSMDFRFAGPYTGLETFTEAGTVIGWRDGAPVVTPYPDCVLVMPSLRQLRPGVTVVRLGRPER encoded by the coding sequence ATGACCCACCAGCCCACCGCACCCCTGGAAGCCTACCCCGTCGACGTCGCCTTCCCCGACATCCGCCCCTACGCCGCCGGCAACACCGGCATCCCCTACCTCCACACCTTCGACAGCGGCCGGCCCGGCCCGCACGTGATGGTCAACGCGCTGACCCACGGCAACGAGGTGTGCGGCGCCATCGCCGTCAAGGCGCTGCTGGACCACGGCCTGCGCCCGCGCCGCGGCCGCCTGACGCTGGCCTTTGCCAACGTCGATGCTTACCACCGCTTCGATCCCGCCAGTCCGGATGCCTCGCGCTTCGTCGACCAGGACTTCAACCGCGTGTGGACCGCGAAGGTTCTCGATGACGCCAGCCTGGATTCATCCGAGCTGCGCCGCGCACGCGCCATGCGGCCGGTGATCGATACCGTCGGCCTGCTGCTGGACCTGCATTCGATGCATGAGAAGAGCCGGCCGCTGATCGTCTCCGGCCCGTTGGACAAGGGCATCGCCCTGTCGCGCGCACTCGGTGCGCCGGCCGATGTGATCGTCGACGAAGGCCACCCGGAAGGCCGCCGCATGCGCGACTACGATGGCTTTGGCGATGCCGCCAGCCCGCGCAACGCGCTGCTGATCGAATGCGGCCAGCACTGGGAACCGGCCGCCGTGACGGTGGCGCAGGACAGCACCGCACGGTTCCTGCTGCATGCCGGCATCGTTGACGCAAGCGACCTGCCCGCCGGCTGGCTGCAGCCGCTGGCCGCCGCGCAGCGCGTGGTGCGCGTGACCGAGCCGGTGGTGGCGACCAGCATGGACTTCCGCTTTGCCGGCCCCTACACCGGGCTGGAGACCTTTACCGAGGCCGGGACCGTAATCGGCTGGCGCGACGGCGCGCCGGTGGTGACGCCGTATCCGGATTGCGTGCTGGTGATGCCATCGCTGCGCCAGTTGCGCCCCGGCGTGACCGTGGTGCGCCTGGGCCGGCCGGAGCGCTGA
- a CDS encoding PaaI family thioesterase, whose protein sequence is MASARPPSSATSASRWPTAGPGWCESTLAITARHLQHGGIVHAGVQATMADHTAGAAASTILEAGQHVVTAEFKINLLRAVRSERLRCRADVLKSGRSIIVVEADVFWRIWAFQPEGRGVSTAKAALAPHPAQARAVAYTEGICVPRARLTACSPP, encoded by the coding sequence CTGGCTTCCGCCAGGCCGCCTTCGTCAGCGACGTCGGCATCGCGCTGGCCGACTGCGGGCCCCGGCTGGTGCGAGTCCACGCTGGCCATCACGGCACGCCACCTCCAGCACGGCGGCATCGTCCACGCGGGCGTGCAGGCCACCATGGCGGACCACACCGCCGGCGCGGCCGCCTCCACCATCCTGGAAGCCGGCCAGCACGTGGTCACCGCCGAGTTCAAGATCAACCTGCTGCGGGCCGTGCGCAGCGAACGGCTGCGCTGCCGCGCCGACGTGCTCAAGTCCGGCCGCTCCATCATCGTGGTCGAGGCCGACGTGTTCTGGCGAATCTGGGCATTCCAGCCTGAAGGACGGGGCGTGTCAACCGCCAAAGCGGCGCTGGCGCCGCATCCTGCCCAGGCGCGTGCTGTCGCCTACACTGAAGGCATCTGCGTCCCGCGTGCGCGCCTGACCGCATGCAGTCCGCCATGA
- the dinD gene encoding DNA damage-inducible protein D, translating into MADERVAAQHHKTFESIRHEDEHGFEFWRARQLAGVLEYSQYRHFVAVIDRAREACRNSGQPPEDHFEDVLTMVEIGSGAHREIEDCRLSRYACYLIVQNGDPSKPVIANGQTYFAIQTRRQELADEARFRTLTEDERRLMLRGEMAEHNRALTAAAKQAGVATALDYAVFQDHGYKGLYGGLGAKDIHVSKGLKRSQKILDHMGSTELAANLFRATQTEEKLRRENVQGKKQANQTHFQVGAKVRQTIADLGGTMPEKLPTPEKSIKQIEREQRQLQNDSDKSTPENF; encoded by the coding sequence ATGGCTGATGAACGCGTGGCTGCACAGCATCACAAGACTTTCGAGAGCATCCGGCACGAGGACGAGCACGGTTTCGAATTCTGGCGGGCAAGGCAACTCGCCGGCGTGCTTGAGTACTCGCAGTATCGCCACTTTGTTGCCGTCATAGACCGTGCGAGGGAGGCTTGCCGAAACAGTGGCCAGCCGCCTGAAGACCATTTTGAGGACGTCCTCACAATGGTGGAGATCGGCTCCGGCGCACACCGCGAAATTGAGGATTGCCGACTCTCCCGCTACGCCTGCTACCTGATCGTGCAAAACGGCGATCCGTCCAAGCCAGTGATTGCCAACGGTCAAACGTACTTCGCGATCCAGACCAGGCGACAAGAGCTGGCCGATGAAGCCCGTTTCAGGACTCTCACTGAAGACGAGCGCCGCCTGATGCTTCGAGGAGAAATGGCTGAACACAACAGGGCTCTCACGGCAGCGGCCAAGCAAGCAGGCGTCGCGACCGCATTAGACTATGCGGTCTTCCAAGACCACGGCTACAAGGGACTCTACGGCGGCCTGGGTGCGAAGGACATCCATGTCAGCAAAGGACTGAAAAGAAGCCAGAAGATCCTTGACCACATGGGCAGCACCGAACTGGCCGCCAACCTGTTCCGCGCAACCCAGACGGAAGAGAAGCTGCGACGGGAGAACGTTCAGGGCAAGAAGCAGGCGAACCAGACCCACTTTCAGGTGGGCGCGAAGGTGCGGCAAACCATCGCTGATCTCGGCGGCACCATGCCAGAAAAGCTGCCCACGCCAGAGAAGAGCATCAAGCAGATCGAGCGCGAACAGCGTCAGTTGCAAAACGACTCGGACAAGTCCACACCGGAAAATTTCTGA
- a CDS encoding VOC family protein, translated as MIDHTGVSVSDYEKSRAFYQAALGAIGYVLDKEFPASVTGSTDVAGFGTPGHPDFWIHRGTPNQPPVHVAFRVDSRATVDAFHRAALAAGGRDNGAPGVRAHYHPDYYGAFVLDPDGHNIEAVCHKPA; from the coding sequence ATGATCGACCACACCGGCGTCAGCGTCAGCGACTACGAGAAAAGCCGCGCCTTCTACCAGGCCGCGCTGGGCGCCATCGGCTACGTGCTGGACAAGGAATTCCCGGCCAGCGTCACCGGCAGCACCGATGTGGCCGGCTTCGGCACGCCCGGCCATCCCGATTTCTGGATCCACCGCGGCACGCCCAACCAGCCGCCGGTGCACGTGGCGTTCCGCGTCGACAGCCGCGCGACCGTCGATGCGTTCCATCGCGCGGCACTGGCCGCGGGCGGGCGCGACAACGGCGCACCGGGCGTGCGCGCGCACTACCACCCCGACTACTACGGCGCCTTCGTGCTGGACCCGGACGGCCACAACATCGAGGCGGTCTGCCACAAGCCGGCGTAA
- a CDS encoding OB-fold putative lipoprotein: protein MLNRTQQILIAIVAVAVLGMLWFAGNDRRDDVGGAVPDAPADAPADAQSAASAVPASEVRGVPRNGTLDPVSIDPQRSADRLPQLQADALLKAYRDNAAQADRDYLNQYLIVEGVASGIRREGEQVFVDIRTNDPGANVRALLLPRQICGPAGRECEVEARATMVRRGQKVALECNGAGLADGMPLLRDCLLRGGAN from the coding sequence ATGTTGAACCGCACCCAGCAGATCCTCATTGCCATCGTCGCCGTGGCTGTCCTTGGCATGTTGTGGTTTGCCGGCAATGACCGCCGCGACGATGTTGGCGGCGCCGTGCCCGACGCGCCGGCCGATGCGCCGGCCGATGCGCAGAGTGCTGCCAGTGCGGTGCCGGCCAGCGAGGTGCGCGGCGTGCCGCGCAACGGCACGCTGGATCCGGTCAGCATCGACCCCCAACGCTCCGCCGACCGCCTGCCGCAGTTGCAGGCCGATGCACTGCTGAAGGCGTATCGCGACAATGCCGCGCAAGCCGACCGAGACTACCTGAACCAGTACCTGATCGTCGAAGGCGTGGCCAGCGGCATCCGCCGCGAGGGCGAGCAGGTCTTTGTCGATATCCGCACCAACGATCCGGGCGCCAATGTGCGCGCGCTGCTGCTGCCGCGCCAGATCTGCGGCCCGGCCGGTCGCGAGTGTGAAGTCGAAGCGCGCGCCACCATGGTCCGGCGCGGCCAGAAGGTGGCGCTGGAGTGCAACGGCGCGGGCCTGGCCGACGGCATGCCGCTGCTGCGCGACTGCCTGCTGCGCGGCGGCGCCAACTGA
- the mnmE gene encoding tRNA uridine-5-carboxymethylaminomethyl(34) synthesis GTPase MnmE, producing MTAPQLPIAAIATAPGRGGIGVVRVSGPDVGPVMRAVCGQALKPRHATYLPFLDGNGKVIDHGLALYFPAPNSYTGEEVLELQGHGGPVVMQMLLTRCLQAGDGIGLRLAEPGEFTRRAFLNDKLDLAQAEAVADLIEASTEAAARSAARSMEGEFSNAIRQLVDKVIHLRMLVEATLDFPEEEIDFLEQSDARGQLATIRDELGAVLAQARQGALLREGLSVVLAGQPNVGKSSLLNALAGAELAIVTPIAGTTRDRVRETIQIDGIPLHIIDTAGLREEAADEVERIGIERTWDAIRRADIVLHLVDATDYLRHGLSEIDDAIDDKLSGQLPPGAPIVRIVNKIDKAPAVGEMMFGGNRPHVVAANGPNPTEIWISARTGAGIELLRRELLRLVGWQSGNEGTFLARERHLTALRQAQSRLDVAAEQSQRQAQALDLFAEELRLAQEHLNSITGEFTSDDLLGTIFTRFCIGK from the coding sequence ATGACTGCTCCCCAGCTTCCCATAGCCGCCATCGCCACCGCGCCGGGCCGCGGCGGCATCGGCGTGGTGCGCGTGTCCGGCCCCGATGTCGGCCCCGTGATGCGCGCCGTCTGCGGCCAGGCACTGAAGCCGCGCCACGCCACCTACCTGCCATTCCTCGACGGCAACGGCAAGGTCATCGACCACGGCCTGGCACTGTATTTTCCGGCGCCCAACTCCTATACCGGCGAGGAAGTGCTGGAGCTGCAGGGCCACGGCGGCCCGGTGGTGATGCAGATGCTGCTGACGCGCTGCCTGCAGGCCGGCGACGGCATCGGCCTGCGCCTGGCCGAACCCGGCGAGTTCACGCGCCGCGCCTTCCTCAACGACAAGCTCGACCTGGCCCAGGCCGAGGCCGTGGCCGACCTGATCGAAGCCAGCACCGAGGCCGCGGCGCGCTCGGCCGCGCGCTCGATGGAGGGCGAGTTCTCCAACGCCATCCGCCAGCTGGTGGACAAGGTCATCCACCTGCGCATGCTGGTCGAGGCCACGCTGGACTTCCCCGAGGAAGAGATCGATTTCCTGGAGCAGTCCGACGCGCGCGGCCAGCTCGCCACCATCCGCGATGAACTGGGCGCGGTGCTGGCGCAGGCGCGCCAGGGCGCGCTGCTGCGCGAGGGGCTGTCGGTGGTGCTGGCGGGCCAGCCCAACGTGGGCAAGTCGTCGCTGCTGAACGCGCTGGCCGGCGCGGAACTGGCCATCGTCACGCCGATTGCCGGCACCACGCGCGACCGCGTGCGCGAAACCATCCAGATCGACGGCATCCCGCTGCATATCATCGACACCGCCGGCCTGCGCGAGGAAGCCGCCGACGAAGTCGAGCGCATCGGCATCGAACGCACCTGGGACGCCATTCGCCGCGCCGACATCGTGCTGCACCTGGTCGACGCCACCGACTACCTGCGCCACGGCCTGTCCGAGATCGACGACGCCATCGACGACAAGCTGAGCGGCCAGCTGCCGCCCGGCGCGCCGATCGTGCGCATCGTCAACAAGATCGACAAGGCGCCCGCGGTGGGCGAGATGATGTTCGGCGGCAACCGCCCGCACGTGGTCGCCGCCAACGGCCCCAACCCGACCGAGATCTGGATCTCGGCGCGCACCGGCGCGGGCATCGAGCTGCTGCGCCGCGAACTGCTGCGGCTGGTGGGCTGGCAGTCCGGCAACGAAGGCACCTTCCTCGCGCGCGAACGGCACCTGACCGCGCTGCGGCAGGCGCAATCGCGCCTGGACGTGGCCGCCGAACAAAGCCAGCGCCAGGCCCAGGCGCTGGACCTGTTCGCGGAAGAACTGCGGCTGGCGCAGGAGCACCTGAACAGCATTACCGGCGAGTTCACCAGCGATGATCTGCTAGGGACGATTTTTACGCGGTTTTGTATTGGGAAGTAG